The Myxococcus virescens DNA segment CCACCTCCTGCGTCACCTTCGCCGCGGGGCTGGCGGCCGGCAGCTTGAGTTGAGCCAGCGCGGGCATCGCCGACAGGGTCATGAGCGCGGAGGCCATACAGCTGAGAAGCTGGTTCTTCATCGTCCTCACTTCGTCCTTTCCGACCCGGAGGGGTCGCAGAGCCGGCGGAGTGTATAGACGAGGTCTCGCTCCACCTCACGTTCCACCTTGGCCTGCACCGCGTCATGCGGCGAGCGTCCAGGGAGGGGCTCGGGCGCCCTCTACACACGAAAGGAGGTGGACATTCCGTGACATTGCGCGGTTCCCCCGCGCGCCCACACTGGCCATGCTGCGCGCCGAGGAGACCCATGAAGCTCACGCGGCTCGAGGTCCATCACTACCGGAACGTCGTCCCTGGCACCTCGCTGGTGTTCAGCCCGTCGTCCAATCTGGTGCTGGGGGAGAACGGCACCGGCAGGACGACGCTGCTGGAGCTCATCTCCACGGTGCTCGGCTCGGACTTCTCCGGCCTCATCCACGAGCCGTTCGCGCTGGAGTACGACCTGGCGTTTCCGGGCATGAAGCTGCACGTCTTCGTCCGGAACGAGGAGAACGCGCCGGCGCCAGACACGGAAGCACCGCCGAGAAAGGGCTCCGCGCTGATGCCGCTGCGCACGCCCGCGCTGGACTCCTCGCTGCACCCGCGCATCGAAGTGGACGTGCAGTTCCATTCGCCGTCAGCCAGGTTGGTGATGCGTGCGGACGCGGCGGGCATGGACTGCAAGGTGGACGGCGAGGCCGTGTGGTCGCGGAGCATGCACTGGTCGCTGCTGGACCGGTCGGTGTGGACCCTGCTGTTCATGACGGCGCAGTACATCGACGCGGGGATGAAGGAGCGGCTCAAGGAGCTGCTGCGCCGTACGTTCCTGCTGGCGCCGCAGCGCTTCGATGAAGCGCTGGGGATGTTCGAACGCATCGGCGCCATCCGCTATGCCATGGAGGTGCGGGACGGCGAAGTGTTCCCGCTGGGGTTGATGGCGCTGCCCACGTGGATGCCGGGGTGGCTGCGTGAGCAGATGGAGCAGCCATCCGTCAAGGACGTGCTGGAGCTGACGCACGACGCGCGCGAAGACAGCTTCCTGGCGAAGTTCGTGGCGCTGGCGGGCTTTGAGGCGGGCCGCTTCCGCGTGGAGGTGCTGGAGAAGCGGTCGTTCGAGAACGGCGGGCGCGTGGGCTTTGGGGGCTTTGGCTTCGAGTTCACGCGGCGCGATGGCCGGGTGCTGACGCACGAGGCGTTGGGCTTCGGGCAGAAGCGGCTGCTGTCACTGCTCTACTACCTGGACGTGAACGAGGACTTCGCCATCGCGGACGAGCTGGGCAATGGGCTGCATCCGCGCTGGGTGGAAGCGAGCATGCGGGAGCTGGGGGCGCGGCAGGTATTTCTCACCAGCCAGAATCCGCTCCTCTTCGAGCACACGCTGTTTCCGTCCGCCGAGGTACTGAGGGCGTCGCTCCTGCTGTGTGGCAACACGCGAGAGGACGGGCCGGAGCGCATCGCGTGGAAGAACCCCACACACGAGGTCGCGGGCCGGCTCTTCGACGCGCACGG contains these protein-coding regions:
- a CDS encoding AAA family ATPase gives rise to the protein MKLTRLEVHHYRNVVPGTSLVFSPSSNLVLGENGTGRTTLLELISTVLGSDFSGLIHEPFALEYDLAFPGMKLHVFVRNEENAPAPDTEAPPRKGSALMPLRTPALDSSLHPRIEVDVQFHSPSARLVMRADAAGMDCKVDGEAVWSRSMHWSLLDRSVWTLLFMTAQYIDAGMKERLKELLRRTFLLAPQRFDEALGMFERIGAIRYAMEVRDGEVFPLGLMALPTWMPGWLREQMEQPSVKDVLELTHDAREDSFLAKFVALAGFEAGRFRVEVLEKRSFENGGRVGFGGFGFEFTRRDGRVLTHEALGFGQKRLLSLLYYLDVNEDFAIADELGNGLHPRWVEASMRELGARQVFLTSQNPLLFEHTLFPSAEVLRASLLLCGNTREDGPERIAWKNPTHEVAGRLFDAHGLGAHPLAELLRQQGLW